The DNA window ACCATTCAAATTAGTACTTTTGCTAATCGGAAAATGGTTACACTCATTCTTCGGTGTACCGTTACGCACACAAATTTGACAATAATCATCGAAaacatcatcttcattatcagtATTTGTACTTgttgaattgaatttatccTGATCAGCGGGACAGAGCGGTTCACAATCTAAGCCACATTCGATGTAGGAGGCTTGTCTCGGCACAGTGTTTAAATTAGTGCCATCATTCACATTCTGagaaatttgtttcttgtTGACGGAATCTTTGAATAACGCTATCGGATCATCCTTAGAATTGAGAAAATCGAATAAGAGATCTTTATTTGTATTCAGTAAAATGGTACTAAATTCTTTATTTGCGGCATCTTCATGATCTACGTCACAACATACTTCCAATTCCTTGGGGGAACAAGAACAatctttttcctcttccAATCCATCCTTATTCAATTTCCTTCGCTTATAATCGGTGGTATTCACAACTTTTGTTTCATTGGCAAAATAGTCCTTCCCCACGAATTTATCATTCCGGAATAATAGAGAATCAGGGTAGGCCAAGGTCCGATTAAtgttaatattattattattattaatgcTATTATCTGTGTTACTGCCATTATTGGGTAATATGCTATTTTGTCCACGGTAATCGAAAAACTCGAAATGTTGGCAATCTAAATTTTCTACATCATTTATATGCATATcgtcattattattttcagttttgATATGATTACTGTCCTGATGTCCATGATGAATATGACCGTGGATGTAAgtcatattattataattatGTATATGACCATGCACAACGCCTTCGTCAACATGAGTCTTATCCCACAAACCAGGTGTTTCATTCTTGAACAAATCCTTCGTCAGTTCGTTTAACGGCATCAATGATAAGGTAAGATGGATGAGACCCGCTGGATAGATAGACAacaaagagagaaaaaaaaagtcttGGCCTTTTGTGTCTCAGTCTATTTATAATAAAAGCACAACAATATGCACAGATAGTGTCTTTAGTTGTCTAAAATAGGAGCAATGTGATAAACTTCCGTACGGATGGCATTCACATGAACTTGGTGATTCTAGCCTAGCTTTTGGAGTAAAACTATATTTATAAACTGGAGGACTTTCTTACAATCAGCAGGTTCCTCCACAATGCTTTCTACTAGAGTCCAGCGCTTCCTTCTCGTAAACTTTATCTTCTGTAGTCTGGTTTCCGATGCTTAAGATTATTATCTTTACAGTCTCTTAATGAAAATACCTTCAAGgttatcaaattttctgaatATATCTCGGGAAAATGCCCGCGGCAAGTTCCGAAAACCTCCGTAAAAATCCGCTATTTACTTGAAATAGAAAGAGTTTCCTGTTGCAGACAAATTCTCCGAGACCAAAATTACTATTTTTGGAAAGTAAAGAGGGAACTGGGACCAAAGGTGTCCATCCATATAATCACGTGCTCCCTGACTACCATGAGTCTCCAGCGTTTTACACTGCGAAGGCATTTGAAGTAACATCGACGACGATTAGGAATGCTCGGAACGGTAACACGAAGGGTTATGCAGCAACTGGCAGTAGAGAGTTCTGGACAGCTGAAAAAACCTCTTTTGACACGAATGTAACTTACCGTTGTATCGTGCGAGCTGGGTGTAAGCATGTTGTCTGGAGAGTATATATCTCGGACCATCGTGATCATATCTTGTAGGAGTTGAGCATCCATCTGTATTGTTCGTATTTAAGAAACATGTGCTCTTTGGCACATCCTGGATGATAAGAATGTGGTTCTTGCAATGTACAGTATTGGAAATATATCCATCGTTACGATTTGCCAATGTTCCCAGAACAGTTAACAACTTAAGCTTTCCGGTTATTATTGCCATACAGGTTCTGGTATTCCATTCTTAGCAGTCTTGACGTCTTGGttcaaaaaaagacaaaagCAGACAAACGAAGGAGAAAATGAGCTGCACCTCAGCTCATTTTGCACTAATTCTTGGCCATCTAACTTGCAGTATGTCTTAAATGGCACAACCGGATTATGCCTTTCCAGCGTGCATCCTCTCTTCTAGGCCGATTAATTTTGACATAATCTGTGCTGGTAGAGTCATTCACCGCATTTTCTCGAAGTCTCCATTCTCCTTTACTATaaaaagtttcaatatGGAAAGCTGCTAACGAACGAAGAAATATGGTAAAAACATCTCAATAGAGAAAGAGAAGGAGAATTTTCACATGTCTGAGAAAAGTATTTGTGTTTACTGTGGTTCTTCTGTAGGTAATAGTACAGTTTATTCAGAAGAAGCCAGCAAGTTAGGTAGTTTGTTCCATAAACTAGGTTGGAAGTTAATTTATGGTGGTGGTACAACCGGTTTAATGGGGGCCATTGCACAAGCCACCATGGGCCCGAATTTTGATGGGAAAGTGCATGGGATAATTCCAGATGCTCTCGTCGCTAAAGAAAGAGAGGCAGGGAGGGAAGATGATGTGAATGTACAAGAGGCCATTGAACAACAGATCAACACTACCGTCGAAAATCATAAGGGTTCCACTCCAATTTCAACTAAATTTGGAGATACAACTATTGTTCCTGATATGCACACAAGAAAGAGGCTGATGGCTAGCGAAAGTGATGCTTTCGTTGCCATGCCGGGGGGCTACGGTACTTTCGAAGAAATCATGGAATGCATAACGTGGTCGCAACTAGGTATCCACAGTAAGCCTGTGGTGCTGTTCAATATTAATGGATTTTACAATTCTTtgcttcttttcatcaGGCATTCCATAGATCAAGGTTTCATCAGCAATGCCAATGGTGATATCGTCCAAGTAGCAAATACCCCAGAAGAAGTGGTCGAAAAGATCGAAAAATACGTTGTCCCAGCTGGCAGATTCAACCTCAACTGGGAGGATGAGTGTGATAGTGACGGACATTAGTCGAGAGTAGTGTCTGTATATACATG is part of the Kazachstania africana CBS 2517 chromosome 1, complete genome genome and encodes:
- the LOG1 gene encoding Log1p (similar to Saccharomyces cerevisiae YJL055W; ancestral locus Anc_1.327), whose translation is MSEKSICVYCGSSVGNSTVYSEEASKLGSLFHKLGWKLIYGGGTTGLMGAIAQATMGPNFDGKVHGIIPDALVAKEREAGREDDVNVQEAIEQQINTTVENHKGSTPISTKFGDTTIVPDMHTRKRLMASESDAFVAMPGGYGTFEEIMECITWSQLGIHSKPVVLFNINGFYNSLLLFIRHSIDQGFISNANGDIVQVANTPEEVVEKIEKYVVPAGRFNLNWEDECDSDGH